In Candidatus Sodalis pierantonius str. SOPE, one DNA window encodes the following:
- the tsuB gene encoding thiosulfate utilization sulfurtransferase TsuB/YeeD: MIKKLDVISQVCPFPLIEAQSAMAALQAGDELIIDFDCTQATESLPQWAAEQGHLVTDYQQVGAAQWSITLTKA; this comes from the coding sequence ATGATTAAGAAACTTGATGTTATCAGCCAGGTTTGTCCTTTCCCGCTTATCGAAGCGCAGTCCGCGATGGCGGCGTTACAGGCCGGCGACGAGCTGATCATTGACTTCGACTGCACGCAGGCGACGGAAAGTCTGCCCCAATGGGCGGCGGAACAGGGGCATCTCGTTACCGATTACCAGCAGGTGGGAGCCGCACAGTGGAGCATCACGCTTACAAAAGCCTGA
- the tsuA gene encoding thiosulfate utilization transporter TsuA/YeeE, translating to MLQTLFTGLICGALLGFVMQRGRFCLTGGFRDMYLAKNNRIFYALLIAIAIQSVGVYILIAAGQFSYDAGAFPWLGTIVGGYVFGIGIVMAGGCATGTWYRAGEGLIGSWIALAAYMLTSAVMRSPHLASFNQHLASFHTAHNAMADTLGLSPWLFIALLVLVTVWLARRELKKPTLAIAALPAKKTGLAHLLFEKRWHPFATAVVIGFIATLAWPLSIASGRLFGLGITALSANIVQYLVIGDDKFINWGVFLVLGIFLGAFIAAKGSGEFRLRAADAATLMRSCTGGILMGFGATTAGGCSIGNGLVMTAMLTWQGWVGLAFMILGVWTASWYLFVRPRRRAALRAASV from the coding sequence GTGCTACAAACACTTTTCACCGGGCTCATTTGCGGTGCGCTTCTTGGCTTTGTTATGCAACGGGGGCGATTCTGCCTAACGGGCGGTTTTCGCGATATGTACCTGGCCAAAAATAACCGTATCTTTTACGCCTTACTGATTGCCATCGCTATTCAAAGCGTCGGCGTATATATCCTCATCGCCGCGGGGCAGTTCAGTTACGATGCCGGCGCTTTTCCCTGGTTGGGCACTATCGTTGGCGGGTACGTCTTTGGTATTGGGATCGTCATGGCCGGCGGCTGTGCGACCGGTACCTGGTACCGCGCCGGCGAAGGGTTAATCGGCAGTTGGATTGCCCTGGCGGCCTATATGTTGACCAGCGCCGTAATGCGCTCCCCGCATCTGGCTAGCTTCAATCAGCACCTTGCCTCCTTCCATACTGCCCATAATGCGATGGCGGACACCTTGGGCTTGTCTCCCTGGCTGTTCATCGCCCTATTGGTGCTGGTGACCGTCTGGTTAGCGCGCCGGGAATTGAAAAAACCGACGCTGGCGATAGCCGCACTACCGGCAAAAAAAACCGGGCTTGCCCATCTGCTGTTTGAAAAACGCTGGCATCCCTTTGCCACTGCCGTAGTGATAGGCTTTATCGCGACGCTGGCCTGGCCGTTAAGTATCGCCTCCGGACGCCTCTTCGGCCTGGGCATTACCGCGCTGAGCGCCAATATTGTGCAGTATCTGGTGATAGGGGATGACAAATTCATCAACTGGGGGGTGTTTTTAGTACTGGGCATTTTCCTTGGCGCGTTCATCGCTGCCAAAGGCAGCGGTGAATTCCGCCTGCGCGCCGCCGATGCCGCCACCTTGATGCGCAGTTGCACCGGCGGCATCCTGATGGGATTCGGCGCGACTACCGCCGGCGGGTGTTCCATCGGCAACGGCCTGGTGATGACCGCCATGCTGACCTGGCAGGGCTGGGTCGGATTGGCCTTTATGATTTTGGGCGTCTGGACGGCGTCATGGTATCTGTTCGTACGCCCGCGGCGCCGGGCGGCATTGCGCGCGGCATCAGTCTGA